A window from Shewanella livingstonensis encodes these proteins:
- the ispA gene encoding (2E,6E)-farnesyl diphosphate synthase, whose product MLAEAITTYQKRVNAILNEHLTQLDDAAPDLKAAMLHGALLGGKRIRPFLVYSVGDMLGVNINALDKAAAAIECIHAYSLIHDDLPAMDNDALRRGKPTVHIAFNEATAILAGDALQTLAFEIITAPCQDLHPKQQLAMVRILAKASGYQGMCGGQAIDLSATDHSIDIDRLTELHNKKTGALISCAVELALIAADVPDDHYQLMMKYAHTLGLAFQVQDDILDIIASTEELGKPQGSDQQSNKSTFPKLLGLDGAKACAEQLIQDALSALTKLPYNSQLIADFAHYIIERRL is encoded by the coding sequence GTGTTAGCTGAAGCGATAACAACATACCAAAAGCGCGTTAATGCTATTCTTAACGAGCATTTAACCCAACTTGATGATGCTGCCCCAGATTTAAAAGCAGCGATGCTGCATGGTGCATTATTAGGTGGCAAACGCATTAGGCCTTTTTTGGTCTACAGTGTAGGTGATATGCTTGGTGTCAATATCAATGCACTTGATAAAGCTGCCGCAGCCATTGAATGCATCCATGCTTACTCGTTAATACACGATGATTTACCCGCTATGGACAACGATGCACTTAGACGTGGTAAGCCTACTGTTCATATAGCATTTAATGAAGCAACAGCCATACTTGCTGGGGACGCACTCCAAACGTTGGCATTTGAAATAATCACAGCTCCCTGTCAGGACTTACATCCAAAGCAACAATTAGCTATGGTTAGAATATTAGCAAAAGCGTCTGGGTACCAAGGCATGTGCGGTGGCCAAGCAATTGATCTCAGTGCTACCGATCACAGTATTGATATAGACAGATTAACCGAATTACATAATAAAAAAACCGGCGCGTTAATCAGTTGCGCAGTCGAGCTAGCGTTAATTGCTGCAGATGTACCCGATGATCACTATCAACTGATGATGAAATATGCCCATACACTCGGATTAGCTTTTCAAGTACAAGATGATATTTTAGACATCATCGCAAGCACCGAAGAGTTGGGGAAACCCCAAGGCAGTGACCAACAATCGAATAAAAGCACTTTCCCTAAACTATTGGGTCTAGATGGTGCTAAAGCCTGTGCAGAACAACTAATACAAGACGCACTATCAGCGCTGACTAAATTACCATACAATAGCCAGTTAATTGCAGACTTCGCCCACTACATTATTGAGCGAAGATTATAA
- the thiI gene encoding tRNA uracil 4-sulfurtransferase ThiI: MKFIVKLYPEIMMKSKSVRVRFTKMLETNIRNVLKNVDDGVKVLRLYDRILVKVPTDKPELCDTFAERLACIPGIAHVVQVSEYSFDSIDHIYQQVLPKYRDEIAGKTFCVRVKRSGNHDFNSIEVERYVGGGLNQHTEALGVKLKDPDVTVNLEINQDKLYMVERRIQGLGGFPMATQEDVLSLISGGFDSGVSSFQFIKKGARTHYCFFNLGGAQHEIGVKQVAYHLWQKYGESHKVRFISVPFEPVVEEILERIDNGLMGVVLKRVMMRAATRIADKFGIQALVTGESLGQVSSQTLTNLNVIDRCTDLLILRPLIAMDKQDIINQSRIIGTEDFAKSIPEYCGVISQKPTVKAILSKVEAQELKFSEDLIDRVIESAVVMDIRDIAAEMNQQVTETETVKDVASGEIIIDVRAPEEEERSPLSIDNVMVKAIPFFKLATQFADLDKSKTYLLYCDRGVMSKLQALYLVEQGYTNVKVYRP, encoded by the coding sequence ATGAAGTTTATTGTAAAGCTGTACCCTGAAATCATGATGAAGAGCAAGTCGGTAAGAGTGCGCTTTACTAAAATGCTCGAAACCAATATTCGTAATGTACTTAAGAACGTGGATGACGGTGTTAAAGTTCTACGTTTATACGATCGTATTTTAGTAAAGGTACCGACGGATAAGCCGGAGTTGTGTGATACCTTCGCAGAAAGACTCGCTTGTATCCCAGGTATTGCTCACGTTGTTCAAGTGAGTGAGTACAGTTTTGATTCGATTGATCATATTTATCAGCAGGTTTTACCAAAGTACCGTGATGAAATTGCCGGTAAAACGTTCTGTGTACGGGTAAAACGTTCTGGTAATCATGATTTTAATTCAATTGAAGTTGAACGCTATGTGGGCGGTGGATTAAATCAACATACTGAGGCGCTAGGGGTAAAGCTTAAAGACCCTGACGTAACCGTTAATCTTGAAATCAATCAAGATAAGCTTTATATGGTAGAGCGCCGTATTCAAGGTTTAGGTGGTTTCCCTATGGCGACACAAGAAGATGTATTGTCGCTTATATCGGGTGGCTTTGATTCTGGGGTGTCGAGTTTTCAGTTTATTAAGAAAGGCGCTCGTACCCATTATTGTTTCTTTAATTTAGGTGGTGCTCAGCACGAAATTGGCGTGAAGCAAGTGGCTTATCATTTATGGCAAAAGTATGGTGAGTCGCACAAAGTACGCTTTATTTCAGTCCCCTTTGAACCTGTAGTTGAAGAGATCCTTGAACGTATAGATAACGGTCTAATGGGCGTGGTACTTAAGCGTGTAATGATGCGAGCCGCAACTCGTATAGCTGACAAGTTCGGTATTCAAGCATTAGTTACCGGAGAAAGCTTAGGCCAAGTCTCTAGCCAAACACTGACTAATTTGAATGTTATTGATCGTTGTACTGATTTATTGATTTTACGCCCGCTTATCGCAATGGATAAACAAGACATTATTAATCAGAGTCGTATTATTGGTACTGAAGATTTTGCTAAGTCTATTCCTGAGTATTGTGGTGTTATTTCACAAAAACCGACGGTTAAAGCGATATTATCAAAAGTTGAAGCACAAGAGCTTAAATTTTCTGAGGATTTAATCGACCGGGTCATTGAGTCTGCCGTGGTGATGGATATTCGTGATATTGCAGCCGAAATGAACCAACAAGTGACTGAGACTGAAACGGTTAAAGATGTCGCTTCTGGTGAAATCATCATTGATGTTCGTGCTCCTGAAGAAGAAGAGCGAAGCCCACTGTCGATTGATAATGTGATGGTTAAGGCGATTCCTTTCTTTAAATTAGCTACCCAGTTTGCTGATTTAGATAAGTCTAAAACGTATTTATTGTATTGTGACCGTGGTGTGATGAGTAAGCTGCAAGCTTTATATCTTGTAGAGCAAGGCTATACTAACGTTAAAGTGTACCGTCCTTAA
- the pomA gene encoding flagellar motor protein PomA → MDLATLIGIIGAFAFIIGAMVTSGGIGLFIDVPSILIVVAGSLFVVMMKFNLKQFLGSIKIGMKAFMFKLDKPEDLIEQAVTMADAARKGGFLALEEAVITNTFMQKAVDMLVDGHDGDVVRNALEKDIALTEERHKTGVGIFKAMGDVAPAMGMIGTLVGLVAMLSNMDDPKSIGPSMAVALLTTLYGAVIANMIAIPMADKLSLRMNEELLNRNLIMDAVLAIQDGQNPRVIEGFLKNYLAESLRKIDTTDGE, encoded by the coding sequence GTGGATTTAGCTACCCTGATAGGTATTATCGGTGCTTTTGCATTTATTATTGGTGCGATGGTGACCAGTGGTGGCATCGGATTATTCATCGATGTACCGTCAATTTTGATTGTTGTAGCCGGTTCTTTATTTGTGGTGATGATGAAGTTTAACCTAAAACAATTTTTAGGTTCGATAAAGATTGGTATGAAAGCCTTCATGTTTAAATTAGATAAACCTGAAGATTTAATCGAACAAGCTGTCACCATGGCTGATGCTGCCCGTAAAGGCGGTTTCTTAGCCTTGGAAGAAGCGGTTATTACCAACACCTTTATGCAAAAAGCGGTTGATATGTTGGTTGATGGTCATGATGGTGATGTCGTGCGTAACGCATTAGAAAAAGACATTGCATTAACTGAAGAACGTCACAAAACAGGGGTAGGTATTTTTAAAGCCATGGGTGATGTGGCCCCTGCAATGGGCATGATTGGTACTTTGGTTGGTTTAGTGGCGATGCTATCTAACATGGATGATCCCAAATCCATTGGTCCCTCAATGGCAGTGGCATTGTTAACGACTCTCTATGGCGCGGTGATTGCCAACATGATCGCCATCCCGATGGCGGATAAACTATCATTACGAATGAATGAAGAGTTACTGAATCGTAATTTAATTATGGATGCGGTTTTAGCCATCCAAGATGGGCAGAACCCGCGAGTTATTGAAGGCTTTTTGAAGAATTATTTGGCTGAAAGTCTGCGAAAAATTGATACAACGGACGGAGAGTAA
- the nadK gene encoding NAD(+) kinase codes for MTKLFQTIGLIGKPHHQGTNLTLTRLHHWLSMQGFKVIVEGRVSAELGPDVCSMDLLEMGEHCDLAIVVGGDGNMLGAARILARFNVAVIGVNRGNLGFLTDLPPDNFEEALSKVLGGEFETEHRFLLEAEVHRHGKITSSNTAVNEAVLHPGKIAHMIQFEVYIDEQFMYSQRADGMIVSTPTGSTAYALSAGGSILTPNLQALILVPMFPHTLSCRPIVVDACSTIKLVVSPDNGENLEVSCDGHVHLAVLPGDEIFIRRSNERLRLIHPKGHNYFHVLRNKLGWGSKLF; via the coding sequence ATGACTAAATTGTTTCAGACAATCGGACTCATCGGCAAACCACATCATCAAGGGACTAACCTTACGTTAACCCGGTTACATCATTGGTTGAGCATGCAGGGCTTTAAGGTTATCGTTGAAGGACGAGTATCTGCAGAGCTAGGCCCTGATGTTTGTTCAATGGACCTACTTGAAATGGGTGAGCATTGTGACTTAGCCATCGTGGTTGGTGGTGACGGTAATATGCTCGGCGCGGCACGAATATTGGCTCGTTTCAATGTTGCTGTAATAGGCGTAAATCGTGGTAATTTAGGCTTTTTAACCGACTTACCTCCCGATAACTTCGAAGAAGCCTTGTCTAAAGTATTGGGAGGAGAATTTGAAACTGAACACCGCTTTTTACTTGAGGCAGAAGTTCACCGCCATGGCAAAATAACCTCTAGCAACACCGCAGTGAATGAAGCAGTGCTTCACCCTGGCAAAATTGCTCATATGATCCAATTTGAGGTTTATATTGATGAGCAATTTATGTACAGCCAACGCGCTGATGGAATGATTGTCTCAACGCCTACTGGATCAACTGCTTACGCATTATCTGCTGGGGGATCAATTCTAACTCCGAATCTTCAAGCGCTTATTTTAGTGCCTATGTTTCCGCATACATTGTCATGCCGCCCGATTGTTGTCGATGCATGTAGCACCATTAAATTAGTGGTATCACCTGATAACGGTGAAAACCTCGAAGTAAGCTGTGATGGCCATGTGCATTTAGCCGTATTACCTGGTGATGAGATATTTATTCGTCGCTCAAATGAACGCCTAAGGCTTATCCATCCTAAAGGTCATAATTACTTCCATGTGCTGCGCAACAAGTTAGGTTGGGGAAGCAAACTTTTCTAA
- the xseB gene encoding exodeoxyribonuclease VII small subunit: protein MAKKPENLSFEQSLTELETIVAHLEQGEVSLDDALKQFERGIKLVRQSQAKLEQAQQKVSILLNEDDAELTSFTVESE from the coding sequence GTGGCTAAAAAACCAGAAAACCTCAGTTTTGAACAATCATTAACTGAACTTGAAACCATTGTTGCTCATTTGGAGCAAGGTGAAGTATCGCTGGATGATGCGCTGAAACAATTTGAGCGTGGTATTAAACTAGTCCGCCAAAGCCAAGCCAAGCTTGAACAAGCACAGCAAAAAGTGTCTATTTTATTAAATGAAGATGATGCTGAATTAACCTCGTTCACCGTTGAAAGTGAATAA
- the grpE gene encoding nucleotide exchange factor GrpE, whose amino-acid sequence MSNESNNTSQDQVEEVVTPEVAADEVSLMDELTQANFRIEELEQLLAESEAALAERKDVEMRAAAETQNIRTRSAKDVEQARKFALEKFANELLPVIDNMERALQGTAPENEATKAIYEGVELTMKGFLNSVEKFGVVQVNPQGEAFNPDHHQAIGMQPSAEFPANTVMMVMQKGYLLNDRLLRPAMVMVSQGGASVDVEA is encoded by the coding sequence ATGAGCAACGAATCGAACAATACATCGCAAGATCAAGTGGAAGAAGTGGTAACTCCTGAAGTCGCTGCTGATGAAGTAAGTTTGATGGATGAATTAACCCAAGCAAATTTTCGTATTGAAGAGTTAGAGCAGCTACTGGCAGAGTCTGAAGCAGCCTTAGCTGAGCGTAAAGATGTTGAAATGCGCGCGGCTGCTGAAACACAGAATATCCGTACTCGTTCGGCAAAAGATGTCGAGCAAGCACGTAAGTTTGCTTTGGAAAAGTTTGCTAACGAACTATTGCCTGTGATCGACAATATGGAGCGCGCCTTACAAGGTACTGCTCCTGAAAATGAAGCGACCAAAGCGATTTATGAAGGCGTTGAGCTGACCATGAAAGGCTTTTTAAACTCGGTTGAAAAGTTTGGTGTGGTGCAAGTTAATCCACAAGGTGAAGCATTTAACCCTGATCATCATCAAGCTATTGGTATGCAGCCAAGTGCTGAATTTCCTGCCAACACTGTAATGATGGTAATGCAGAAAGGGTATTTATTGAATGATCGTTTACTGCGTCCTGCTATGGTGATGGTATCCCAAGGCGGTGCAAGTGTGGATGTTGAAGCTTAG
- the dxs gene encoding 1-deoxy-D-xylulose-5-phosphate synthase codes for MSFDISKFPVLAKANTPEELRKLPQGLLPQVSDELRQFLLQSVAISSGHFASGLGTVELTVALHYVYNTPFDRLVWDVGHQAYPHKILTNRRDQMHTIRQKNGLHPFPWREESPYDTFSVGHSGTSVSAALGMAIAAEKEAAGRKVVAVIGDGAMTGGMVFEALNHAGDLHNDMLVVLNDNEMSISENVGALNNHLAQLMSGRFYTTIRENSKKVLKGMPTIKEMAKRTEEHLKGMVVPATLFEELGFNYIGPIDGHDVDSLVETMRNMRNLKGPQILHIMTKKGRGYEPAEKDPIGWHAVPKFDPSQFKKPATKPGLPTFSQVFGKWLCDMAATDDKLVAITPAMREGSGMVEFSQQFPSQYFDAAIAEQHAVTLAAGFACEGLKPVVAIYSTFLQRGYDQLIHDVALQRLPVLFAIDRGGIVGADGPTHQGAFDLSFMRCIPNMIIMAPSDENECRQMLYTGYCYQDGPTAVRYPRGFATGAAQVDAMTLIPIGKGVLTRQGQKIAIVNFGTTLEAATDAAEKLDATVADMRFVKPLDLSLLEQLANSHDVIITVEENAIMGGAGSGVIEALHKMRIVKPVLQIGLPDEFIKHGAPDEIIAELQLDAPGILAQIQAFMA; via the coding sequence ATGAGCTTCGATATTTCTAAATTTCCAGTACTAGCGAAAGCTAATACACCAGAAGAATTAAGGAAGTTACCTCAAGGTTTACTTCCTCAAGTATCTGATGAACTCAGACAATTCTTACTTCAGTCTGTTGCTATTTCTAGCGGACATTTTGCTTCTGGCTTAGGCACAGTAGAATTAACTGTGGCACTTCATTATGTCTACAATACTCCATTTGACCGCTTAGTATGGGACGTAGGCCATCAAGCTTATCCGCATAAAATTCTGACTAATCGTCGTGATCAAATGCACACTATTCGACAAAAAAATGGTTTGCACCCTTTCCCATGGCGTGAAGAAAGTCCATACGACACCTTTAGTGTTGGTCATTCAGGCACTTCTGTTAGTGCGGCATTAGGTATGGCGATTGCAGCAGAAAAAGAAGCCGCTGGCCGTAAAGTCGTTGCAGTGATTGGTGATGGCGCAATGACAGGCGGTATGGTATTTGAAGCCCTCAATCATGCTGGCGATCTGCATAACGACATGCTTGTGGTACTTAATGATAATGAGATGTCGATTTCTGAAAATGTTGGTGCCCTTAATAATCATTTAGCACAGCTGATGTCAGGTCGTTTTTACACCACTATTAGAGAAAACAGTAAAAAAGTGCTTAAAGGTATGCCTACCATTAAAGAAATGGCCAAGCGCACCGAAGAACACCTTAAAGGCATGGTCGTGCCAGCAACACTGTTTGAAGAGTTAGGGTTTAATTATATTGGCCCAATCGATGGTCATGATGTCGATTCGCTCGTTGAAACCATGCGTAATATGCGCAACCTTAAAGGCCCACAAATACTGCATATCATGACCAAAAAAGGTCGTGGTTATGAACCTGCCGAAAAAGATCCTATTGGCTGGCACGCAGTGCCTAAGTTTGATCCTAGCCAATTTAAAAAACCAGCGACTAAGCCTGGCTTGCCTACTTTTTCACAAGTATTTGGTAAATGGTTATGCGACATGGCAGCAACAGACGACAAGTTAGTTGCGATTACGCCGGCTATGCGTGAAGGCTCTGGCATGGTTGAGTTTTCACAACAATTCCCTAGTCAATATTTTGATGCCGCCATTGCAGAACAGCATGCCGTCACCTTAGCGGCAGGATTTGCCTGCGAAGGTCTAAAACCTGTTGTCGCCATTTACTCAACCTTTTTACAGCGCGGGTACGATCAGCTTATCCACGATGTTGCCTTGCAACGTCTACCGGTATTATTTGCCATTGATCGCGGTGGTATTGTTGGCGCAGATGGCCCAACTCATCAAGGGGCATTCGACTTAAGCTTTATGCGTTGTATTCCTAATATGATCATTATGGCGCCATCCGATGAAAATGAATGTCGCCAAATGTTGTACACCGGATATTGTTACCAAGATGGCCCGACGGCAGTCCGTTATCCTCGAGGGTTTGCTACTGGTGCTGCACAAGTCGATGCCATGACCTTAATACCAATAGGTAAAGGGGTGTTAACCCGCCAAGGTCAAAAAATTGCTATCGTTAATTTTGGCACCACACTTGAGGCCGCTACTGATGCTGCTGAAAAACTGGATGCTACAGTGGCCGATATGCGCTTTGTTAAACCACTTGATTTAAGCTTGCTTGAACAACTGGCAAACAGTCATGATGTGATTATTACCGTAGAAGAAAACGCGATTATGGGTGGTGCAGGTTCAGGGGTGATTGAAGCATTACACAAAATGCGTATCGTTAAACCTGTACTACAAATAGGCTTACCTGATGAGTTTATTAAACACGGTGCACCTGATGAGATTATCGCAGAGCTGCAACTTGATGCTCCTGGTATTTTAGCGCAAATCCAAGCGTTTATGGCTTAA
- a CDS encoding L-lactate permease, translating to MTILQLLASLTPIISVMVFLVLMRLPASKAMPISMVVTGLAALFIWQMDTQLLAASVVEGLLSALTPLTIIFGAVFLLNTLKYSGAMDTIRAGFTNISADARVQVIIICWLFGSFIEGSAGFGTPAAIGAPLLVLLGVPPIAAAVVALIGDSTAVSFGAIGLPVLFGMEQGLTEGGVNMAAAQIAEHGGTFAGYAQFIAKHMITIDLITGSLIPLVMVCVLTGFFGRNKSIKEGLQIWKFALFAGFAFTVPAWLINYFAGPEFPSVIGSLVGMALVIPVARKGWLLPSQPWCDFSENDHKTDEELALNPTPVKFSQIAAWSPYIIMAALLVLSRVVGPFKSWLTSFNISWTGLLGTELKAGFATLYAPGVFFVVVCLIGFVLFKMKPTAMKQSFTMSCKSMLPTIISLGASVPMVKIFLNSGDNSAGLASMPVALADLLANSMGSVWAWVSPIVGIFGAFLSGSATFSNMMFSGLQYSVADNIGMNHAIALALQGIGANAGNMMCVMNVVAAATVVGMAGRESEIIRKTMPIALGYALVAGTIAVIWGGF from the coding sequence ATGACAATATTACAGTTACTCGCAAGCTTAACGCCCATTATCAGCGTAATGGTATTTTTAGTTCTAATGCGCTTACCGGCATCCAAAGCGATGCCGATATCAATGGTTGTCACTGGCCTTGCTGCCCTATTTATTTGGCAAATGGATACGCAACTCCTTGCAGCATCCGTAGTCGAAGGACTTCTATCAGCATTAACACCGCTAACCATTATTTTTGGCGCGGTGTTTTTATTAAATACGCTTAAATATTCTGGCGCCATGGACACCATTCGCGCTGGTTTTACTAACATCAGTGCCGATGCCCGTGTTCAAGTAATCATTATTTGTTGGTTATTTGGCTCGTTTATTGAAGGTTCAGCAGGCTTTGGTACTCCAGCAGCAATTGGTGCACCGCTACTGGTATTATTAGGTGTACCACCCATTGCAGCAGCAGTAGTAGCGCTAATTGGTGACTCAACAGCAGTATCGTTTGGGGCGATCGGCTTACCAGTATTATTTGGCATGGAACAAGGTCTAACCGAAGGTGGCGTTAACATGGCAGCAGCTCAAATTGCTGAACATGGTGGCACATTTGCGGGTTATGCTCAGTTTATTGCTAAACACATGATCACCATTGACTTAATTACAGGTTCATTAATCCCGTTAGTCATGGTGTGTGTATTAACTGGCTTTTTTGGGCGCAACAAATCGATTAAAGAAGGCTTACAAATTTGGAAATTCGCCTTGTTTGCAGGTTTTGCCTTTACTGTACCAGCATGGTTAATTAACTATTTTGCGGGCCCTGAGTTTCCATCGGTTATTGGTTCACTTGTGGGTATGGCACTGGTCATCCCTGTCGCGAGAAAAGGCTGGTTATTACCATCACAACCTTGGTGTGACTTCAGCGAAAATGACCACAAAACAGATGAAGAATTGGCACTAAACCCAACACCGGTTAAGTTTTCACAAATTGCAGCTTGGTCGCCATACATCATTATGGCAGCATTGTTAGTCCTATCTCGTGTTGTGGGTCCATTTAAGAGTTGGTTAACCAGCTTCAACATCAGTTGGACTGGTTTATTAGGCACAGAGTTGAAAGCCGGTTTTGCTACGCTTTATGCTCCTGGGGTTTTCTTCGTGGTCGTGTGTTTAATTGGTTTTGTGTTATTTAAAATGAAACCTACTGCCATGAAACAATCATTCACCATGTCTTGTAAATCAATGTTACCAACCATTATTTCATTAGGTGCGTCAGTACCTATGGTAAAAATATTCTTAAACTCTGGTGACAATAGCGCGGGTCTGGCTTCAATGCCGGTGGCATTAGCTGACTTATTAGCCAACAGCATGGGTTCCGTTTGGGCTTGGGTTTCGCCTATCGTGGGTATTTTTGGTGCCTTCTTGTCTGGTTCAGCAACGTTCTCAAACATGATGTTCTCTGGCCTACAGTATTCCGTTGCCGACAATATCGGCATGAATCACGCCATCGCACTGGCGCTTCAAGGTATTGGGGCAAATGCGGGCAACATGATGTGTGTCATGAACGTTGTTGCTGCGGCAACTGTGGTGGGAATGGCAGGACGTGAGTCTGAAATTATTCGTAAAACAATGCCTATCGCGCTGGGTTATGCCTTAGTGGCAGGTACGATTGCTGTTATCTGGGGTGGATTTTAA
- a CDS encoding flagellar motor protein MotB, which translates to MAKAKCDCPPAGAPMWLATFADLMSLLMCFFVLLLAFSEMDVMKFKQIAGSMKYAFGVQNKVEVKDIPKGTSVIALEFRPGRPDPTPIEIINQQTNEMTQPTIEYQAGEEDSAGGTQKQSGEQRGGNAAATAQQEAEAVKKDAASSQENINDQVKKMAEKLNEEIVDGAIEIESLGQQIIIRIREKGSFASGSGFLQPRFKPIIRSIGELLKDVPGIITVSGHTDGADISNELYSSNWELSSQRAVSVAHELRRVAGFDESRMKVVGEASNRPLVANDSNENRARNRRVEISIEQGKAKESNEIIVTQ; encoded by the coding sequence ATGGCTAAGGCCAAGTGTGATTGTCCACCCGCTGGCGCTCCTATGTGGCTGGCCACATTTGCAGACTTAATGTCGTTGCTAATGTGTTTCTTTGTGTTGTTGTTAGCGTTCTCTGAAATGGACGTGATGAAGTTTAAACAAATTGCCGGCTCAATGAAGTATGCATTTGGGGTACAAAACAAAGTTGAAGTGAAAGATATCCCTAAGGGAACATCTGTTATTGCGCTTGAATTTCGCCCTGGTCGACCGGATCCCACCCCAATTGAAATCATTAATCAACAGACTAATGAAATGACTCAACCGACCATTGAATATCAGGCTGGTGAAGAAGACAGTGCTGGTGGCACCCAGAAGCAAAGTGGTGAACAACGTGGTGGTAATGCCGCTGCCACAGCGCAGCAAGAAGCGGAAGCCGTTAAAAAGGATGCCGCATCTTCACAGGAAAATATTAACGACCAAGTTAAAAAAATGGCTGAAAAGCTCAATGAAGAAATCGTTGACGGTGCTATTGAAATTGAGTCATTGGGCCAGCAAATTATTATTCGTATTCGTGAGAAGGGTTCGTTTGCTTCTGGTTCTGGTTTTTTACAACCTAGGTTTAAACCTATCATACGTTCAATTGGTGAGTTATTAAAAGATGTTCCTGGCATTATTACGGTGTCAGGCCACACTGATGGTGCAGATATTAGTAATGAGCTTTACAGTTCAAACTGGGAATTATCAAGTCAGCGTGCTGTTTCGGTCGCCCATGAATTAAGAAGAGTGGCTGGTTTTGATGAATCAAGAATGAAAGTGGTTGGTGAGGCCTCTAATAGGCCATTAGTTGCCAATGATTCAAATGAGAATAGGGCGCGGAATCGTCGTGTTGAAATCTCTATCGAGCAAGGTAAGGCTAAAGAGTCTAATGAAATAATTGTAACTCAATAG